CGGCCATCTCGTCGGCTCGACGCTGATCGGCCAGCCGTTCGCCGATCCCAAGTACTTCTGGGGCCGGCTGTCGGCGACGTCCCCGCAGGCGTATAATGCGGCTTCGTCGAGCGGTTCGAACTTGGCGCCCACCAACCAGGCGCTCATCGATGCGGTGAAGCAGCGCGTGGCGGATCTCAGGGCGGCCGATCCAGGGAACGCGGCGCCGGTCCCCGTGGATCTCGTCACGGCTTCGGGAAGCGGGCTCGACCCGCACATCAGCCCCGCGGCGGCCCTGTACCAGGTACCGCGCGTCGCCCGGGTGCGCAAACTGCCGGCGGAAGCCGTCCGCACGCTCGTTCGACAGCACACCGCGGGCCGCCAGTTTGGCATCCTCGGGGAGC
The sequence above is a segment of the bacterium genome. Coding sequences within it:
- the kdpC gene encoding potassium-transporting ATPase subunit KdpC, whose product is MRKHLYPSIMLTLLLTVLLGLIYPLVITGLAQVLFPRQANGSLIIENGHLVGSTLIGQPFADPKYFWGRLSATSPQAYNAASSSGSNLAPTNQALIDAVKQRVADLRAADPGNAAPVPVDLVTASGSGLDPHISPAAALYQVPRVARVRKLPAEAVRTLVRQHTAGRQFGILGEPRVNVLELNRDLDRAK